One window from the genome of Vidua chalybeata isolate OUT-0048 chromosome 3, bVidCha1 merged haplotype, whole genome shotgun sequence encodes:
- the LOC128786158 gene encoding molecular chaperone MKKS-like has translation MSRLEAKKPPLFISEPLTRDAVSQSLCLLSGILKSSYGPAGRLKQLHNGVGGCVCTTSQSSALLGHLSISQPVLRVLTASVRNHVSRFSDCGLFTAILCCGFIENFRSLNVAPFTVIKISKHLLSLCMDHLKSEACGCRVSVDFSSVETLVCLVQSILTSKPACMLNKTEVHHLTSLVLKAFIFTVPCHVETNAVLGKCVVIPVKGRRVVDSAVLPGLLIEAPEIQLGKPLAVKRTGSNMIKIALFSVSMSGDGSNPEEGTIAVHHGVSLEVSELNQLLNVGKQLVKDEVGLVVCQKVMHPSLKQYLKENGVVAVDRAGLSLMEPLGHVTGSQPIASIHSLSPGCYGSLKDLCVESFASKHFLHLIPEDTVICSLILCNRSETAWDELKRVCETAEHVLQLTVKEPWALLGGGCTETHLASYIRHKSSSLPASTFKDLGCSQTQYQLVADGFCRSLETVARSLSHDGEEVLTDVVYGHCWFVPSGSPCVSRWSDLVSKCGCGVNGNTEDLSWSFLQGQSGSTILQGCPKEPSVKVADLRTLDCFAAKCSGLQVALETASLILDLSYIIEDQN, from the exons ATGTCTCGCCTTGAAGCTAAAAAGCCTCCGTTATTTATTAGTGAGCCTTTAACTAGAGATGCAGTGAGTCAGTCACTGTGTCTGTTGAGTGGGATATTAAAATCTTCCTACGGTCCTGCTGGTCGACTCAAACAGCTCCACAATGGTGTGGGGGGCTGTGTTTGTACCACTTCCCAATCCTCAGCCCTCCTGGGGCACCTTTCCATCAGCCAGCCTGTGCTGCGTGTCCTGACAGCCTCTGTACGGAACCACGTGTCACGTTTCAGTGACTGTGGCTTATTCACTGCCATTCTTTGCTGTGGCTTCATTGAAAATTTCAGGAGCCTGAACGTTGCACCTTTTACTGTCATTAAAATAAGCAAGCATCTTCTGAGTCTGTGCATGGACCACCTGAAATCTGAGGCCTGTGGTTGCCGGGTGTCTGTGGATTTCAGCAGTGTTGAGACTCTTGTTTGTTTGGTACAGAGCATTTTAACAAGCAAACCTGCTTGCATGCTTAATAAAACTGAAGTTCATCATCTCACCTCGCTGGTTTTAAAGGCTTTTATATTTACTGTTCCATGTCATGTTGAGACTAATGCTGTTTTAGGGAAGTGTGTGGTGATACCTGTGAAAGGTAGAAGAGTTGTGGATTCTGCAGTTCTTCCTGGACTGCTGATAGAAGCGCCAGaaatccagctgggaaaacCACTTGCTGTCAAAAGGACTGGTTCAAACATGATCAAGATTGCACTTTTCAGTGTGTCCATGTCAGGTGATGGCTCTAACCCTGAGGAAGGAACTATAGCAGTCCATCATGGAGTTTCTCTGGAAGTGTCAGAGCTGAATCAGTTGCTTAATGTGGGGAAGCAACTGGTTAAGGATGAGGTGGGCCTTGTGGTGTGCCAGAAGgtgatgcatccctccttgaAGCAGTACCTGAAGGAGAACGGTGTCGTGGCTgtggacagggctgggctgtctCTGATGGAGCCCCTGGGCCATGTGACAG GTTCACAGCCTATAGCTTCCATACATTCATTGTCTCCTGGCTGTTACGGCAGTTTGAAAGATTTGTGCGTTGAGAGTTTTGCTTCAAAGCATTTTCTACATCTAATTCCTGAGGACACAGTTATCTGCAGCCTGATACTCTGTAACAGAAGTGAAACAGCATGGGATGAATTGAAG CGTGTCTGTGAAACTGCAGAACACGTGTTACAGTTAACAGTGAAGGAACCTTGGGCATTATTAGGAGGGGGCTGTACAGAAACTCACCTGGCTTCATACATAAGACATAAG AGTTCTAGTCTGCCTGCCAGCACTTTCAAAGACCTGGGTTGTTCTCAGACCCAGTACCAATTGGTTGCTGACGGGTTTTGCCGTTCCCTGGAGACTGTAGCTCGCTCTCTGAGTCATGATGGTGAAGAAGTTCTGACAGATGTGGTTTATGGACACTGTTGGTTTGTTCCCTCAGGTTCTCCCTGTGTCTCCAGGTGGTCAGATTTAGTTTCAAAATGCGGCTGTGGGGTGAATGGTAACACAGAGGACCTCAGCTGGAGCTTTTTGCAAGGCCAGTCTGGCTCTACCATTTTACAGGGCTGTCCTAAAGAGCCCTCAGTAAAGGTTGCTGACCTCCGGACTCTGGATTGCTTTGCTGCCAAGTGCAGCGGCCTGCAAGTAGCTCTGGAGACAGCCAGCCTGATTTTGGATCTCTCATACATAATTGAAGATCAAAATTAG